In the Zingiber officinale cultivar Zhangliang chromosome 5A, Zo_v1.1, whole genome shotgun sequence genome, GAGTGGGCTTCGAAAGATTGGATTTTTCTAGCCGTGATGGCGGAGCAGGAGGCGGCGACAGAGGTGACTCGTAAAGATAGACCTTTTCCTTTCCCTTATGATGCCAGTTAAGAGACGGAGGAGCTGGCGCCGGAACTGGCGGTTGTATCGCTGGCTGTGTGGATTGTTGTTCTGGCGGCGGAGGcatcggcggcggcggcggaggtgcTGCTGACTCTGAGTGGATCTGCCGGGCCTTGTTTCCCCCTTTCTTTTGGTAGAAGAGGTGGTGGAAGACCGAGGAGGGAAGAGGAGGGGGTGGCGGCGCAGCGGAGGAGGCAGGTTCCGCCGATACAAGTGCTGTGTCGTTGGAAGATTTCTTCGTCTTGTTTCCTTTCTTCTTCGGATACAACAAAGCTATAGCTGCAGCGATGTCCTTCGCTCCGCCGCTTCTTCGCTTCTTATGGTTCGTCTTCTCCGCcaattcctcctcctcttctgctTCCTCCTGATGCTCAGGCGGAGACGGCGAGGGGTCCAGCGGCGACGTAGGAGGCTTTTCAACAAGAACATTAGGATTTTGTTCTACCTCCCACTGTGGAACATCGCCTACGCTTCTCCTCCTCTGATGCCGCGACTTCGCCGGTGCTGGCAGCGGAATGTCGGTCGTCTTTGGCTCGCATTTTGCATTTTGTCCCACGTCCCTCTCCCGAAACTTCTCAATGCTCCTCCTCCTCGGCTGGCGTTGCCTCGGAGTCGGAGACGGCGACGACGACAACGAATGGTTGTTCTCCTGCCCAAAGATCTCATTTTTCTCCACCTCCTTTTCCTCAGCAACCTTCTCAGCTCTCCTCCGCCTCGTCATCCGCGATTGGCGTTGAGGAGGCTGTGGCGGCGAGGGCGGATGGGGGGCTTCTGGTTCAAAGATCTCACCCTTCTTCACCTGCCCCTCGGGAAGTTCGTATAACGCCCTACTTTCCATCAACCTCTGCGTCGGCGGCGGCAGACTGAACGGAGATCTAGATCTCGCGAGAGGGCTACTTCGCTCAGCATATGCGTCCACGCCAATCATTTTTGCCTCGGAATCCCCAAGCCTTTCCCTTTCCCACACGCCAGACTCCGATCCCTGCCGATAATGCTGCACGTCACTGTAGAAACGCCACTCCTCGGCGGCGGCATCCAGCGTTGGCCTCGGAACAGGGTAGGAACCGCCGCCACTACGCATCCGAAGGCCTCCCGCCTCCGGAGCGGCCTCTCCAAGGTGGGGGTAGCTAGAGTGGGCTCGGCGCCAGTCTCCGTGGTCCACCTGGCGGGGAAGCCTGTCGCCGTCGTCGGTGCCGTGGCGGCGGCTGAGCACGCCACAGAGAATGGCGAAGAGGACCAAGAGGATGTTGAGGGTGTCCCAGCCGTTCCTGATGGCGAAGGGGCGGAAGCCGCGGAAGGAGGAGGGGAGGACGAGGAGAATGAGAAGGGAGAAGAGAAGAATAAGGGCCCATGGCCGGAATCCAACAGGTGCAGCAGTAGCAGcagcagaagaagaagaggacGATTCTCTTTCCCTATCCATTTTGAAGGAGGAGGACAAAGATtaggattttcttcttcttttatcctttttcttctttctacttTGCTCTCTGCTTCGCTACTGTCTGCTGCTTAAAACTTGTTTGCTTGCTTTGTTCTGCTGGCTTTGTGGCTTTTACTTTGTGCGATGCTCGTGCTTTTATAGCcagcttattattattattattagtcaGAAAAATCCAATTGAAAATCTCATTAAAAAGTTTCAGATATTGAGTCCCTTGGCAACAGTGCGAAGGTAAGGGACCGATGTCCTCACGCAATGTCCAATGGATTACACAATGTCGATGGACACATGAAAATAAATTTCTTCCACCCTAGTTAACTAAGCTAACTCTCTAGTTATCTtccttatctttctttgttaaaATATGAAGACGGATTAAAAAAATAGTTGAGATaagtataattattttttattaaaaaatataaaagaataatatttTTAATGGAATGTCTAATTAATTATAAGattgataaatttattataataagatAAAAGATCAATTCTTAACGGATGCTATTATAATCTAAAAATGTTTAAAATGAATGTAATTATCTTTTACTATAGGAAAAGATAAGATAACAAAACCTAAATTCTTCTCAATTTctcatataattaaattttaatttcaataaattaacggatgatttttttaattagatGTTGATTTAAGAATACTGAATTGATAGGTCATTCGTTCCATAGGTGGAATTGATCCTCTCAAAATTAGTTTGCATAAATTGATTCTTATCCCAACTAAAAAAACAGATAAGTTAGTGATTAATGatacatttaaaatttaaatatcaattaAGATGAATATTTTGTTAATGATAAATTTAATAACGTTGGCCATTTTACACTTTCTGATTTATATGAATGGGATGACTGATGGAAAAGTTtcataaatcaaaatttttaaatgattttttaactgaaccaatttaataatatatttaaaattataaaatatttatgtgATAATATGAAGGTATATTGTCCATAAATCTCCACCCACCCCAATTATCTCATAATATAGTTTCAAATTCTAATATGTCATCTCAGTATGATTTTCTCGCACATTAAACCAAAGTTATAATAAGAATTACCCAAAGACAAGTAGAATTGAGAATTGACCAACAGATTAGAGGTAAAAACAAAAGTCAgtatcataaaaattataaaagatcGCACTAATTTATCTTATATATCTTTTTCTTTCTACTCCTTCCGCCAAACTTGATTTTTTTACCCTCTTTTCTCACTCATATATATTAACTTTCCTCtgtcttttctttgttttttgtttGCTCCGATTAAACTTTTGTTTCCCTCAGTTTAATTATGGAGCACATATGAGGAGCCCGAAATAAGTAACAGAGGGCATGTGTAGACATTTTGCAACCTAACAAATTTATACAACATGAAATAAGTAAATAAGTATAATCTTAACTCTATAAGTAGGTTAATGAGTTTTAAGTAAAATTTACTGATAGACTTAAGTTATTTagatttctataaatttatactaGTCTGATAGGGTTGAGTTAAAAGGTGGATATATGTCAAATCTTGGTATTAGTGCAATCGATCTctagaattttatatttaacaATGTACCTAaatctggtcagtttgaccaaggatTGATCCAAATAAaacttgatatttggaagagGGAAGTTTAGTCAAGACTAGATAACTAGCAAAGGTAAATCTTAACTGAAGGATAGGcaagtgagaagtctactgagtgactagtactaattggaggttaggtaagaggaagtcatggtgagtgaagttagacctTAATGAGTGAATCTAGGTAATGGAAGTTcgggtgagtgaagttaggtcttagtaagtgaagctggatagtggaagtcctggtgagtgaagttgagccctagtgagtgaagctaagtaatggaagtcctggtgagtgaaaccggattctaatgagtgaagctatgtgacagaattcctaatgagtgaagctatatcaacgaattattaataatgttaacACTATTTTCTTTACCATTTTatatatattgtgctaactcaatgCTACAAGTAAGTATTAGTAGATCAGCTTAGTTAGATACCAGGCAAGGCCAAAGAAAGCCTAAATAGCTCTGAAGGACCAAATGTTTGGTagataagtggaggtaagtcactggaggagagtgactaagtgaggacgagtctcggttgaggggacagtaggcgttggCTCAATTTAAATCtattaaacttaaattgagaCTCTAACTAGATCCTGGTATGGAGGACAGAATTGAAGTCATAATTGCATCATATTCTTATTAtgataactctgttttgtaggata is a window encoding:
- the LOC121980079 gene encoding proteoglycan 4-like; this encodes MDRERESSSSSSAAATAAPVGFRPWALILLFSLLILLVLPSSFRGFRPFAIRNGWDTLNILLVLFAILCGVLSRRHGTDDGDRLPRQVDHGDWRRAHSSYPHLGEAAPEAGGLRMRSGGGSYPVPRPTLDAAAEEWRFYSDVQHYRQGSESGVWERERLGDSEAKMIGVDAYAERSSPLARSRSPFSLPPPTQRLMESRALYELPEGQVKKGEIFEPEAPHPPSPPQPPQRQSRMTRRRRAEKVAEEKEVEKNEIFGQENNHSLSSSPSPTPRQRQPRRRSIEKFRERDVGQNAKCEPKTTDIPLPAPAKSRHQRRRSVGDVPQWEVEQNPNVLVEKPPTSPLDPSPSPPEHQEEAEEEEELAEKTNHKKRRSGGAKDIAAAIALLYPKKKGNKTKKSSNDTALVSAEPASSAAPPPPPLPSSVFHHLFYQKKGGNKARQIHSESAAPPPPPPMPPPPEQQSTQPAIQPPVPAPAPPSLNWHHKGKEKVYLYESPLSPPPAPPSRLEKSNLSKPTLQASSSMSPIPPRSPPPRRPSHSHQTVADEEVAANHDLNRRVIEGQAMKLKERETVAVSCPSPDVDNKADLFIARCHANWKLEKQNSMREKERRKQQRRQESELRRV